A single Vigna radiata var. radiata cultivar VC1973A chromosome 8, Vradiata_ver6, whole genome shotgun sequence DNA region contains:
- the LOC106771035 gene encoding protein IQ-DOMAIN 14 encodes MAKRKSWFGWVKRLFTSEPKDNKKPNKWGWSFGRIKQRQYPTITAPNKTLIEASAEQRKHALTVAIATAAAAEAAVAAAHAAAEVVKLTGASRSYSYLSKGDRSLAAIKIQSAYRAHLARKALRALKGVIRLQAIIRGQAVRRRMSNTIQNFHSNARNQVEILERSSHMAEHTKQNPKQKKKLEDKELKSECDSQRTWDCSLLSREDIEAIWYRKQEAMLKRERMKQYSSSQRERKNPEMVEECMQNMKFGRESCRTLGEWLHKETCDLNMMYKPMTLPSNLMTAKQEWQEGLSPQISIPRKSFSVVKRSLNGDESSMSNSPVFPTYMAVTESSKAKMRSVSTPKQRTGILDICSNHNEGISFYSSCYGETSSTNQRC; translated from the exons ATGGCAAAGAGAAAGAGCTGGTTTGGATGGGTGAAAAGGCTATTCACTTCTGAGCCAAAGGACAACAAA AAGCCAAACAAATGGGGGTGGAGTTTTGGAAGGATCAAGCAGAGACAGTATCCTACAATTACAGCTCCAAATAAGACATTGATTGAAGCAAGTGCAGAACAGAGAAAACATGCTTTAACTGTGGCTATTGCAACTGCAGCAGCTGCTGAAGCTGCAGTTGCTGCTGCACATGCTGCTGCTGAGGTTGTCAAGCTCACAGGTGCTTCTCGTTCTTACTCATATCTTTCCAAGGGAGACAGAAGTTTAGCTGCCATCAAGATCCAAAGCGCATACCGTGCACATCTT GCTAGGAAAGCATTAAGAGCATTGAAGGGAGTTATAAGACTGCAAGCCATAATTCGTGGACAAGCTGTGAGACGTCGAATGTCAAACACTATACAGAATTTTCACTCCAATGCAAGAAATCAGGTGGAAATTCTGGAAAGAAGTAGCCATATGGCTGAACATACCAAGCAAAATCctaagcaaaagaaaaagttagaagaTAAGGAACTGAAG TCTGAATGCGATAGTCAAAGAACATGGGATTGTAGCTTGCTCTCTAGAGAAGACATTGAAGCTATATGGTACAGAAAACAAGAGGCCATGCTCAAAAGAGAGCGTATGAAACAGTACTCTTCTTCACAAAGG GAGAGAAAAAATCCAGAAATGGTGGAAGAATGTATGCAGAACATGAAGTTTGGAAGAGAGAGCTGTCGTACACTTGGAGAGTGGCTGCATAAAGAAACATGTGATTTGAATATGATGTATAAGCCAATGACTCTTCCTTCAAACTTGATGACAGCAAAACAAGAATGGCAAGAAGGATTGAGTCCACAGATTTCAATTCCAAGGAAATCATTTTCTGTTgtaaaaagaagtttaaatgGGGATGAGAGTTCAATGTCAAATTCTCCAGTTTTTCCAACATACATGGCTGTTACTGAATCCAGCAAAGCAAAGATGAGATCTGTCAGCACACCAAAGCAAAGAACAGGAATTCTTGACATATGCTCCAATCACAATGAAGGAATTTCCTTTTACTCTTCTTGCTATGGTGAAACTAGCAGCACCAATCAAAGATGCTAA